GCGGCGATATTAAACACGACCCGAAAGAGCTGCTTAACGCTGACTGGTACCGCTTTGACCAGCTGCCACAGCTGCCACCGCCCGGCACGATTGCCCGTCGTCTGATTGAAGACACAGTTGCGCAGTGCCGCGCAGAAAGCGAAGACGACGAGGTCTAGCGTCAGTTTTGCGTGATAGAATGCCGTCATATGATTGTCGGGCGGCCCGAATATTGAAGGAAAGAGCAAGAATGAATGAGTTGAAAAACGACCGTTACCTGCGTGCTTTGTTACGTCAGCCAGTGGACATTACACCGGTGTGGATGATGCGTCAGGCTGGCCGTTATTTGCCGGAGTACAAAGAAACCCGCGCTGAAGCCGGCGATTTTATGTCGCTGTGTAAGAATGCCGAACTGGCTTGTGAGGTGACTTTACAGCCGCTTCGTCGCTATCCGCTGGATGCAGCGATCCTGTTCTCCGACATCCTGACCATTCCTGATGCGATGGGGCTGGGGCTGTATTTCGAAGCCGGTGAAGGCCCGCGTTTTTCTTCGCCACTGACCAATCGTGCTGATGTCGAAAAGCTGCCGGTTCCGGATCCTGAAATGGAGCTGGGCTATGTGATGAACGCCGTGCGTACCATCCGTAAAAACCTGAAAGGTGAAGTGCCGCTTATCGGTTTCTCCGGTAGCCCGTGGACTCTGGCGACGTATATGATTGAAGGCGGTAGCAGCAAAGCCTTTACCAAAATTAAAAAAATGATGTACGCCGATCCGTCTACCTTGCACCTGTTGCTGGATAAAGTGGCCGACAGCGTCATTCTTTACCTTAATGCTCAGATTAAAGCGGGCGCGCAGTCGGTGATGATTTTTGACACCTGGGGCGGCGTGCTGACACCTCGCGATTACCGTGAGTTCTCTCTTAACTACATGCACAAAATCGTCGATGTCCTGATTCGTGAAAACGAAGGCCGCCGTGTGCCGGTGACCTTGTTTACCAAAGGCGGAGGCCAGTGGCTGGAAGCGATGGCGGCAACGGGTTGTGACGCGCTGGGTCTGGACTGGACCACCGATATTGCTGAAGCGCGCCGTCGGGTTGGCGACAAAGTGGCGATTCAGGGCAACATGGATCCTTCCATGCTTTACGCCTCACCGGTGCGGATTGAGCAGGAAGTGGAAACCATTCTGGCTGGTTTCGGCAAAGGTAATGGCCATGTGTTTAATCTTGGCCACGGTATCCACCAGGACGTTCCGCCAGAAAATGCGGGAGCTTTTGTGGAAGCGGTACACAGCCTGTCCCGCCAGTATCACGAGTAACATGGCATTATGATCGACACGCGCGCGTTACGTGAAGAGCAACGGATCCTCGCAGATCAGATTGAACTGCAGGATCCGCCTGAATTCACCACACCGTCGTTGATCGCCGGTGTGGATGTCGGGTTTGAGCAGGGCGGTGAAGTCACCCGCGCGGCGGTCGCTGTTCTGAGTTATCCAACTTTGGAGCTGGTCGAATACCAGATAGCCCGCATTCCGACCGTCATGCCCTACATTCCTGGTTTCCTTTCTTTCCGTGAGCTCCCCGCACTTTTACAAGCCTGGCAGCAAATCTCATCGCACCCTGATCTGGTTCTGGTTGACGGGCAGGGGATCGCGCATCCGCGGCGGCTCGGTGTCGCCAGTCATTTTGGCCTGATGATTGACGTGCCGACCATTGGTGTGGCGAAAAGCCGTTTATGCGGGCAGTTCCTGCCGTTAGGTGAAGCGCTACACAGCAGTCAGGGGCTGTATGAAGGCGATGAACAGATTGGCTGGGTGTGGCGAAGCAAGCTACGCTGTAATCCATTGTTCATCTCGCCTGGTAATCGGATCAGCATGGATTCTTCTCTTTATTGGGTGGAACAATGCATGCGGCAATATCGGCTGCCGGAACCGACCCGTTGGGCGGATGCCGTGGCATCAAACCGGGCGTCGTTTCAACGCTGGCAACGCTTGAGTGATGATCTTTAGGAATCAAGGAATAGGGATATTGATTTATTTCAGGTAAACTCCCGCGCAGAAAAGTTAACGAGATCAACTCATGTTACGTAATCCAATTCATTTACGTCTCGAAAAGCTGGAAAGTTGGCAACACGTGACGTTTATGGCGAGCTTGTGCGAACGCATGTACCCGAACTATCAGGCATTTTGCCTGGAAACCGGGTTTGGCGAAGCACAGCTTTACCGTCGTATCCTGGACTTAATCTGGGAAACGCTGGTGGTAAAAGACGCCAAGGTCAATTTTGACTCACAGCTCGAAAAACTGGAGGAAGCGGTGCCTTCTTCCGATGATTACGATCTCTACGGGGTTTATCCGGCGATTGATGCGTGTATTGCATTAGGCGAACTGATTCATTCGCGTCTAAGCGGCGAAACGTTGTCTCATGCCATTGCGGTGAGTGAGACGTCAATTCGTACTGTCGCGATGCTGGAAATGACTCAGGCAGGTAAAGAAATGACCGATGAAGAACTCAAGGTCATCCCTGCCGTTGAAGAAGAATGGGACATCCAATGGGAGATTTTTCGCCTGTTGGCTGACTGTGAAGAGCGTGACCTGGAATTAATAAAAGGGTTACGTTCTGACCTGCGTGAAGCCGCTGTCAGTAACATCGGCATAAATTTAGCGCAATAAGGCAAGAAAACGTGATTTAACGCCTGATTTGTCGTGCCTTAAGGCTTCACATCCGCACCCTGTCTGGTCTACATTTGGGGTGCGTAAAAAAAAGTGGCTATCGGTGCGTGTATGCAGGAGGGTGCTGTCAATCGGCATATCCGTCGCACTCGATGCTTTGCAAACGATAAACACACTGTAAAGGATAACTTATGAACAAGACTCAACTGATTGATGTAATTGCGGACAAAGCTGATCTTTCCAAAGCACAGGCCAAAGTTGCTCTTGAATCTACTCTGTCTGCTATTACCGAGTCTCTGAAAGAAGGTGATGCTGTACAATTGGTTGGTTTCGGGACTTTCAAGGTAAATCATCGTAACGAGCGTACTGGTCGTAACCCACAGACTGGTAAAGAAATCAAAATCGCAGCTGCAAACGTGCCTGCGTTCGTTTCTGGTAAAGCTCTGAAAGACGCTGTTAAGTAATTGCTTGCAGTGAAAAGAATAAGCGGAGGGGTTTTTAGGCCCCTTCAGTTTATCACCCCCAGGTTGGTAGCAGGTTTACTGGTGCTCGGTCTGGTGGGTTGTAGTTCTGATAAAGGTTCTGAGTTATTCTTTGCCAGCGGTTATGTTGCTGATCAGGGAATCAACCGGCTCTGGCGTGAAGATACCGCCCAGCACGAGCCTCAAACCATTCTCAACGTCTATAGCCCCTATTTCGGCGGCGATACGATCATCACCCGATACGAATTCCAGCAGGGGCAATTGCACCTGATTAAAGAAACTCATGCCACCAAAACGGATTTGGGCGTCATGCTGCGTTTTGACGAGGGTGGCAATGTCAGCTTTATGCAGCGACAGCTCCCGGAGCGTCGGGAAAAATTATCCTCTGATGAAATCGAACGCTATAAATATGAAGCGTCAAAAATCCTCGACCTGAGCAATGCGCTGCAGGCAGGGAATGTCCGCCTGGTTCAGGCTCGCTGGCGCAAAGGCATCATAACGACCTGCGCAGGTGAACAAGTGACGCCGGCGCTCACTGTCCGTTCACAGGTCTGGCTGGCGAAACGAGCCAGTCGCAGTAATGATAATCTGGGGCTAGCCTGGCTGACGGCACCGCAGGGCAACGAGCTGTTGCTGGTCGCCAATGAAGATTTCTGTAAATGGGAACCGAAAGAGTCTGACCTCTGATCCCGTTTTGATAAAAGAAAAGGCACGCCGAAGCGTGCCTTTGTTGATCGTCGGGACGGAAAAAATTACTGATTACGTTCGCGGTCGATAGCGCGATAACCGATGTCTTTGCGGCAAAAGCTGCCTTCCCAGTGAATATCTTTTGCTAAATCATAAGCGCGTGCCTGAGCCGCTTCCACGGTTTTGCCTAACGCAGTCACACACAATACGCGGCCGCCATTCGTTACCACACGTTCATCCTGCAAGCGGGTTCCGGCCTGGAAGACTTTGCCATCTGGCGCTTCTTCCAGCGGCAGACCGTGGATAACGTCTCCGGTTTTGTAATCGGCAGGATAGCCACCCGCGGCGAGCACGACACCCAGCGACGGGCGCGGATCCCACTCTGATGTTTTATCGCCCAGACGACCTTCAGCACCGGCGAGGCAAAGATCCACAAGATCTGAACGCAGACGCAACATGATCGGCTGAGTCTCCGGATCGCCGAAACGGCAGTTGAACTCGATCACTTTTGGCTGCCCGTCAGCTGAGATCATCAGACCTGCATACAGGAAACCGGTATAAGTGTTGTTTTCTGCCGCCATCCCACGAACGGTCGGCCAGATAACCTGATCCATGACGCGCTGATGAATTTCATCGGTCACTACCGGCGCCGGAGAATAAGCGCCCATGCCGCCGGTATTCGGGCCGCTGTCGCCGTCACCCACGCGTTTGTGATCCTGACTGGTCGCCATCGGCAGCACATTGGTGCCGTCGACCATAACGATGAAACTGGCTTCTTCGCCGTCGAGGAATTCTTCAATAACAATGCGATGGCCTGCATCGCCGAAAGCATTGCCTGCCAGCATGTCGTGAACGGCGTCTTCCGCTTCTTTCAACGTCATCGCAACAATGACGCCTTTACCTGCTGCCAGACCATCAGCTTTGATGACTATCGGCGCGCCTTTGCTGCGCAGATAAGCCAGCGCAGCTTCGATTTCAGTGAAGTTCTGATAATCAGCGCTTGGAATGTTATGTCGAGCCAGGAAATCCTTAGTGAAAGCTTTAGAACCTTCCAGCTGCGCTGCTTCCTGCGTCGGGCCAAAGATTTTCAGACCGGCTGCGCGGAAAGCATCCACCACACCAATTACCAGTGGCGCTTCAGGGCCAACGATGGTCAGGTCAATATCATGACTTTTGGCGAAAGCCAGCAAACCGGCGATGTCAGTGGCGGCGATGTCCACATTTTCCAGCAACGGCTCCAGCGCGGTACCGGCATTGCCAGGCGCAACAAAGACTTTATCAGCCAGAGGTGACTGCGATGCCTTCCATGCCAGTGCATGTTCACGCCCGCCGTTACCGATAATTAAAATATTCATTCGAAGACTCCGGTGAGCGGGCGCATCGCACCCGCTAAAAGAAAATTAATGACGGAAGTGGCGCATGTCGGTGAACAGCATCGCAATGCCGTGTTCGTTTGCCGCGGCGATCACTTCATCGTCACGGATAGAACCGCCAGGCTGAATAACGCAGGTGATGCCTACTGCTGCTGCTGCATCGATGCCGTCGCGGAACGGGAAGAAAGCATCAGAAGCCATGACAGAACCGGCGACTTCCAGACCTTCGTCGGCGGCTTTAATACCGGCAATTTTAGCGGAGTAAACGCGGCTCATCTGGCCAGCGCCGATACCGATGGTCATTTTGTCACGTGCATACACAATGGCGTTGGATTTCACGAATTTTGCGACTTTCCAGCAGAACAGCGCATCTGTGAGTTCCTGCTCCGTCGGCTGGCGCTCTGAAACCACACGCAGATCAGCCGCATCAACCATACCCAAATCGCGATCCTGAACCAGCAGGCCGCCATTAACACGTTTGAAGTCCAGTGCTTTCTGACGATCTTCCCATTGCCCGCAGGTCAGTACGCGAACGTTTTGTTTGGCTGCGGTCAGGGCCAGAGCTTCGGCACTGACAGATGGCGCAATGATCACTTCAACAAACTGACGGCTGATGATGGCTTTTGCTGTTTCGGCATCCAGTTCACGGTTGAAGGCAATAATGCCGCCGAAAGCGGATGTCGGGTCAGTCTGATAGGCGCGCTCGTAAGCGGCCAGAATGCTGTCACCGATGGCCACGCCGCAAGGATTGGCATGTTTAACGATGACGCAGGCCGGTTCAGCAAATTCTTTCACACATTCCAGTGCGGCATCGGTATCCGCAATGTTGTTATAAGAAAGCGCCTTGCCCTGAAGCTGGGTAGAAGTGGCAACCGAAGCCTCGCTGACGTTCTCTTCTATATAGAAGGCCGCGTTCTGATGGCTGTTTTCGCCATAACGCATATCTTGTTTCTTTATATAGTTAAGATTCAGTGTGCGCGGGAACTGTCCGGAAGCGGATTCGGTATCGCCGTGATAAGCCGGCACCATGGTGCCGAAGTAGTTGGCAATCATGCCGTCATAAGAGGCCGTGTGCTCGAAAGCTTTGATCGCCAGATTGAAACGGGTCGCCAGCGTCAGCGAGCTGCTGTTGGAATCCATCTCTTCTATAATAGAAGCGTAGTCGCTGCTCTTCACCACGATGGCGACGTCTTTGTGGTTCTTCGCCGCCGAGCGAACCATTGTCGGGCCACCGATATCAATGTTTTCTACTGCATCTTCCAGTGAACAGTCCGGGCGAGCGACGGTTTGTGCGAACGGATAAAGGTTAACGACCACCATGTCGATTGGCGCAATAGAATGCTGCGCCATAATTTCATCATCTTTCCCGCGACGACCGAGAATGCCGCCGTGAACTTTCGGGTGCAGAGTTTTGACGCGTCCATCCATCATTTCCGGAAAACCGGTGTAGTCAGACACTTCAGTGACTGGCAGGCCGGCTTTAGCCAACAGACTGGCAGTTCCGCCAGTGGAAAGTAATTCAACGCCACGCGAAGACAGGGCCTGGGCGAATTCTACGATACCGGCTTTGTCAGAAACACTGAGCAGGGCGCGGCGGATTGGACGAGATTGTTGCATGGTGGTTGTATCCTTGGCTTTGGAGTCGCAGTAAAGAGCGTTATCGGAGTTCAGTGACGCTTTTCTTCTCTCCTTCTCTTTATATAGAGAAAATTATTGAGAGCAATTTGCAGAAAACGCGGGACTGAGCTCGGATAACTCCCCTCCGGCAACCGGTATTTCATTATTACCCATAAAGGGCTGCGAAAACTGACGCGCGAAATTGTAGCGAAAACGATTGCGCGACGCTCGCAAAATTTGAGATTCCTGCTCCCCTGTGGATAAATCTGTGTAAAACACGGTATAAGCAGTGTGTTTGCTGTGTAATGCAGCAAACAGTGATTTTTCTTAAAATTAGCCCTTGCGGCCTGCTGAGAACTCCCTATAATGCCGCTCCATCGACAGGGAACAACGTGAACAACATCACGAAGTAACCGGGTCGGAAAGATTAAAAACAGCGGCAATCGGATGAAATAAACGGTTGACACTGAATGAGGAAAGCGTAATATACGCCACCTCGAGTTAGCAAGCGAAAGCGCGTAACTCACTGCTCTTTAACAATTTATCAGACAATCTGTGTGGGCACTCACAAGACGATATCAGCCACTTCGGTGGCAAAATATTTATTGACAGCAATGTCAAGTCTTAGAGTGACCAAGCAGTAATTCATTTAGTTGAATTATTACGAAGTAATCTCTGAGCACCGCTTAACTTGTTTAAGCAAATCGAACTTTTAATTGAAGAGTTTGATCATGGCTCAGATTGAACGCTGGCGGCAGGCCTAACACATGCAAGTCGAGCGGCAGCGGGAAGTAGCTTGCTACTTTGCCGGCGAGCGGCGGACGGGTGAGTAATGTCTGGGAAACTGCCTGATGGAGGGGGATAACTACTGGAAACGGTAGCTAATACCGCATGACCTCGCAAGAGCAAAGTGGGGGACCTTCGGGCCTCACGCCATCGGATGTGCCCAGGTGGGATTAGCTAGTAGGTGAGGTAATGGCTCACCTAGGCGACGATCCCTAGCTGGTCTGAGAGGATGACCAGCCACACTGGAACTGAGACACGGTCCAGACTCCTACGGGAGGCAGCAGTGGGGAATATTGCACAATGGGCGCAAGCCTGATGCAGCCATGCCGCGTGTGTGAAGAAGGCCTTAGGGTTGTAAAGCACTTTCAGCGAGGAGGAAGGGTTCAGTGTTAATAGCACTGTACATTGACGTTACTCGCAGAAGAAGCACCGGCTAACTCCGTGCCAGCAGCCGCGGTAATACGGAGGGTGCAAGCGTTAATCGGAATTACTGGGCGTAAAGCGCACGCAGGCGGTTTGTTAAGTCAGATGTGAAATCCCCGAGCTTAACTTGGGAACTGCATTTGAAACTGGCAAGCTAGAGTCTTGTAGAGGGGGGTAGAATTCCAGGTGTAGCGGTGAAATGCGTAGAGATCTGGAGGAATACCGGTGGCGAAGGCGGCCCCCTGGACAAAGACTGACGCTCAGGTGCGAAAGCGTGGGGAGCAAACAGGATTAGATACCCTGGTAGTCCACGCTGTAAACGATGTCGACTTGGAGGTTGTGCCCTTGAGGCGTGGCTTCCGGAGCTAACGCGTTAAGTCGACCGCCTGGGGAGTACGGCCGCAAGGTTAAAACTCAAATGAATTGACGGGGGCCCGCACAAGCGGTGGAGCATGTGGTTTAATTCGATGCAACGCGAAGAACCTTACCTACTCTTGACATCCAGAGAATTCGCTAGAGATAGCTTAGTGCCTTCGGGAACTCTGAGACAGGTGCTGCATGGCTGTCGTCAGCTCGTGTTGTGAAATGTTGGGTTAAGTCCCGCAACGAGCGCAACCCTTATCCTTTGTTGCCAGCACGTAATGGTGGGAACTCAAAGGAGACTGCCGGTGATAAACCGGAGGAAGGTGGGGATGACGTCAAGTCATCATGGCCCTTACGAGTAGGGCTACACACGTGCTACAATGGCATATACAAAGAGAAGCAAACTCGCGAGAGCAAGCGGACCTCATAAAGTATGTCGTAGTCCGGATTGGAGTCTGCAACTCGACTCCATGAAGTCGGAATCGCTAGTAATCGTAGATCAGAATGCTACGGTGAATACGTTCCCGGGCCTTGTACACACCGCCCGTCACACCATGGGAGTGGGTTGCAAAAGAAGTAGGTAGCTTAACCTTCGGGAGGGCGCTTACCACTTTGTGATTCATGACTGGGGTGAAGTCGTAACAAGGTAACCGTAGGGGAACCTGCGGTTGGATCACCTCCTTACCTCAAGATACGCATTGTGCAGTGTCCACACAGATTGTCTGATAGAAAGTAACGAGCAGAAATACCTTAATAGGCTTGTAGCTCAGGTGGTTAGAGCGCACCCCTGATAAGGGTGAGGTCGGTGGTTCAAGTCCACTCAGGCCTACCAATTCGTCCTCATGCTGCGTTGTCGTCACACTCGTTTGCACTTGCAAACGTCGTATGAACTCCGCCTTGCCTGAGAACAAATTGGCTAACTCATCTTGCTGGTGTGTTAGTGATTAAGGTATCTGTAAGTGACTGTATGGGGCTATAGCTCAGCTGGGAGAGCGCCTGCCTTGCACGCAGGAGGTCAGCGGTTCGATCCCGCTTAGCTCCACCATTACCGTACAGCCCCTAAATAATACTTCAGAGTGTATTGGAAACAGTATACTGCGAAGTATTTTGCTCTTTAACAATCTGGAACAAGCTGAAAATTGAAAGTTTACAGCTGAACATCACTCTCCGTAGAAGTACTGAGTGGTGGATTAGTCTGTAACAGAGTCTCTCAAATAATCGCAGCGCGACGGTGGAAACACCTTCGGGTTGTGAGGTTAAGCGACTAAGCGTACACGGTGGATGCCTAGGCAGTCAGAGGCGATGAAGGGCGTGCTAATCTGCGAAAAGCGTCGGTAAGGTGATATGAACCGTTATACCCGACGATACCCGAATGGGGAAACCCAGTGTGTTTCGACACATTATCATTACATGAATACATAGTGTAATGAGGCGAACCGGGGGAACTGAAACATCTAAGTACCCCGAGGAAAAGAAATCAACCGAGATTCCCCCAGTAGCGGCGAGCGAACGGGGAAGAGCCCAGAACCAGAATCAGCGTATGTGTTAGTGGAAGCGTCTGGAAAGTCGCACAGTATAGGGTGATAGTCCCGTACACAAAAATGCATACGTTGTGAGTTCGATGAGTAGGGCGGGACACGTGACATCCTGTCTGAATATGGGGGGACCATCCTCCAAGGCTAAATACTCCTGACTGACCGATAGTGAACCAGTACCGTGAGGGAAAGGCGAAAAGAACCCCGGCGAGGGGAGTGAAATAGAACCTGAAACCGTGTACGTACAAGCAGTGGGAGCCTACTTTGTTGGGTGACTGCGTACCTTTTGTATAATGGGTCAGCGACTTATATTTTGTAGCAAGGTTAACCGAATAGGGGAGCCGTAGGGAAACCGAGTCTTAACTGGGCGTCAAGTTGCAAGGTATAGACCCGAAACCCGGTGATCTAGCCATGGGCAGGTTGAAGGTTGGGTAACACTAACTGGAGGACCGAACCGACTAATGTTGAAAAATTAGCGGATGACTTGTGGCTGGGGGTGAAAGGCCAATCAAACCGGGAGATAGCTGGTTCTCCCCGAAAGCTATTTAGGTAGCGCCTCGTGAACTCATCTTCGGGGGTAGAGCACTGTTTCGACTAGGGGGCCATCCCGGCTTACCAACTCGATGCAAACTACGAATACCGAAGAATGTTATCACGGGAGACACACGGCGGGTGCTAACGTCCGTCGTGAAGAGGGAAACAACCCAGACCGCCAGCTAAGGTCCCAAAGTCATGGTTAAGTGGGAAACGATGTGGGAAGGCATAGACAGCCAGGATGTTGGCTTAGAAGCAGCCATCATTTAAAGAAAGCGTAATAGCTCACTGGTCGAGTCGGCCTGCGCGGAAGATGTAACGGGGCTAAACCATGCACCGAAGCTGCGGCAGCGACGCTTATGCGTTGTTGGGTAGGGGAGCGTTCTGTAAGCCGTCGAAGGTGAACTGTGAGGTTTGCTGGAGGTATCAGAAGTGCGAATGCTGACATAAGTAACGATAATGCGGGTGAAAAACCCGCACGCCGGAAGACCAAGGGTTCCTGTCCAACGTTAATCGGGGCAGGGTGAGTCGACCCCTAAGGCGAGGCTGAAAAGCGTAGTCGATGGGAAGCTGGTTAATATTCCAGCACTTGGTGTTACTGCGAAGGGGGGACGGAGAAGGCTAGGCTAGCCGGGCGACGGTTGTCCCGGTTCAAGCGTGTAGGGGGTGTGATTTGGTAAATCCGGTCGCATATCAACCCTGAGGCGTGATAACGAGCCACTACGGTGGTGAAGTAGTTGATGCCAAGC
The Rahnella variigena genome window above contains:
- the hemE gene encoding uroporphyrinogen decarboxylase is translated as MNELKNDRYLRALLRQPVDITPVWMMRQAGRYLPEYKETRAEAGDFMSLCKNAELACEVTLQPLRRYPLDAAILFSDILTIPDAMGLGLYFEAGEGPRFSSPLTNRADVEKLPVPDPEMELGYVMNAVRTIRKNLKGEVPLIGFSGSPWTLATYMIEGGSSKAFTKIKKMMYADPSTLHLLLDKVADSVILYLNAQIKAGAQSVMIFDTWGGVLTPRDYREFSLNYMHKIVDVLIRENEGRRVPVTLFTKGGGQWLEAMAATGCDALGLDWTTDIAEARRRVGDKVAIQGNMDPSMLYASPVRIEQEVETILAGFGKGNGHVFNLGHGIHQDVPPENAGAFVEAVHSLSRQYHE
- the nfi gene encoding deoxyribonuclease V (cleaves DNA at apurinic or apyrimidinic sites): MIDTRALREEQRILADQIELQDPPEFTTPSLIAGVDVGFEQGGEVTRAAVAVLSYPTLELVEYQIARIPTVMPYIPGFLSFRELPALLQAWQQISSHPDLVLVDGQGIAHPRRLGVASHFGLMIDVPTIGVAKSRLCGQFLPLGEALHSSQGLYEGDEQIGWVWRSKLRCNPLFISPGNRISMDSSLYWVEQCMRQYRLPEPTRWADAVASNRASFQRWQRLSDDL
- a CDS encoding YjaG family protein, translating into MLRNPIHLRLEKLESWQHVTFMASLCERMYPNYQAFCLETGFGEAQLYRRILDLIWETLVVKDAKVNFDSQLEKLEEAVPSSDDYDLYGVYPAIDACIALGELIHSRLSGETLSHAIAVSETSIRTVAMLEMTQAGKEMTDEELKVIPAVEEEWDIQWEIFRLLADCEERDLELIKGLRSDLREAAVSNIGINLAQ
- the hupA gene encoding nucleoid-associated protein HU-alpha produces the protein MNKTQLIDVIADKADLSKAQAKVALESTLSAITESLKEGDAVQLVGFGTFKVNHRNERTGRNPQTGKEIKIAAANVPAFVSGKALKDAVK
- a CDS encoding DUF1481 domain-containing protein, with protein sequence MTPRLVAGLLVLGLVGCSSDKGSELFFASGYVADQGINRLWREDTAQHEPQTILNVYSPYFGGDTIITRYEFQQGQLHLIKETHATKTDLGVMLRFDEGGNVSFMQRQLPERREKLSSDEIERYKYEASKILDLSNALQAGNVRLVQARWRKGIITTCAGEQVTPALTVRSQVWLAKRASRSNDNLGLAWLTAPQGNELLLVANEDFCKWEPKESDL
- the purD gene encoding phosphoribosylamine--glycine ligase is translated as MNILIIGNGGREHALAWKASQSPLADKVFVAPGNAGTALEPLLENVDIAATDIAGLLAFAKSHDIDLTIVGPEAPLVIGVVDAFRAAGLKIFGPTQEAAQLEGSKAFTKDFLARHNIPSADYQNFTEIEAALAYLRSKGAPIVIKADGLAAGKGVIVAMTLKEAEDAVHDMLAGNAFGDAGHRIVIEEFLDGEEASFIVMVDGTNVLPMATSQDHKRVGDGDSGPNTGGMGAYSPAPVVTDEIHQRVMDQVIWPTVRGMAAENNTYTGFLYAGLMISADGQPKVIEFNCRFGDPETQPIMLRLRSDLVDLCLAGAEGRLGDKTSEWDPRPSLGVVLAAGGYPADYKTGDVIHGLPLEEAPDGKVFQAGTRLQDERVVTNGGRVLCVTALGKTVEAAQARAYDLAKDIHWEGSFCRKDIGYRAIDRERNQ
- the purH gene encoding bifunctional phosphoribosylaminoimidazolecarboxamide formyltransferase/IMP cyclohydrolase, whose product is MQQSRPIRRALLSVSDKAGIVEFAQALSSRGVELLSTGGTASLLAKAGLPVTEVSDYTGFPEMMDGRVKTLHPKVHGGILGRRGKDDEIMAQHSIAPIDMVVVNLYPFAQTVARPDCSLEDAVENIDIGGPTMVRSAAKNHKDVAIVVKSSDYASIIEEMDSNSSSLTLATRFNLAIKAFEHTASYDGMIANYFGTMVPAYHGDTESASGQFPRTLNLNYIKKQDMRYGENSHQNAAFYIEENVSEASVATSTQLQGKALSYNNIADTDAALECVKEFAEPACVIVKHANPCGVAIGDSILAAYERAYQTDPTSAFGGIIAFNRELDAETAKAIISRQFVEVIIAPSVSAEALALTAAKQNVRVLTCGQWEDRQKALDFKRVNGGLLVQDRDLGMVDAADLRVVSERQPTEQELTDALFCWKVAKFVKSNAIVYARDKMTIGIGAGQMSRVYSAKIAGIKAADEGLEVAGSVMASDAFFPFRDGIDAAAAVGITCVIQPGGSIRDDEVIAAANEHGIAMLFTDMRHFRH